The Halichondria panicea chromosome 14, odHalPani1.1, whole genome shotgun sequence genome contains a region encoding:
- the LOC135347244 gene encoding uncharacterized protein LOC135347244 isoform X2 — protein sequence MKMTSQRHARYLSIDLKDDATLVFRKPSWQLRACLASVLITPILYQLYFIIVTIRYILFLQNFSSPPRPACPVVDLSWTGVFPCELGWRGSALAVLILSAVLITCYSLITACLVRWNPRKQWNSTTSIFDTQKKPTKFQVRVQSTNRLMLPPTLSLCILLLIFRLLLQSGDVEANPGPTFSTILTINDLPSVYEKLIKAAKKWFNLGLKLKVSPDTLDNISDEHRDNETCLRKMLAARLNTATLTYSEICQSLRAPTVRRDAIAKAIEEECTDDGTSPGPSKRQKLSTTTPGPTKSKSDNRSTIQPDEAIGIYRSYLTSIYDTRFLPADDKYPLQCVKHFVNLECADVSKHLSRKKIEESWSEIVKGKLNRFPRKSITLDQIASKVEGKFSKLVVIKGAPGGGKTTLSWELCRRWANGEVWTDYSLVVLLRLRDENVQKAVELVDLFQCEDTDYSQNIYAIIRKNHGEGILFILEGLDELTPSLRENDSIFMKLITGLLLPASTVLVTTRPWAVCDLPVTCSSRVDQFIEILGFSSEQIHEYIDLMIKDGAPPGLRQYIDSNPRISSAMYNPLHARIVVEVYRENYENSDSIIPNTTTELYTEYSQILIKRCLESDWSGELSELPSSLQVHFDKLCQIAYNGITKEKQQLVFFKEDVVDTNTLGFMNSVHPLYNKRNSSPSYNFLHLTLQEFLAAFYVWKNKTPHEQLILFEDDRSYKMILLFLAGLTKLNDPWTQCVLPTPYVYYKKGSSKAERLCRFSSDQILWIYESQNVQAMKDLYCNVLYEQPLYDPRIDQFALGYVVASAHFKVTEMNMFKFNENKTIGPFNYGVLDRSMILAGINKVLPSFTLSVKRLKMSTTFKIPSAWHTLIDRILPELESVSISNLRSRDIGVDWPDVPCALKIFDTIQLSPNLSVVELDFGISRDTVIRILDILKPKHYLKVLKCAQVSPADEELLSDFIAHSSIEMLVIHLAQAPYVIESPITDTNNWCISIGLNVTELKRNSTKILPHLLSEYSITNNKAKKTFLTDNVVFSESTIRNLISILSHWKLSLQYLRCSSNVKLTPGQSQQLFSTLLNCQILKELDIESEIKGKFEYFCIPQHLQSLTLFCPDNACDVLRSLKDNRIHSIKSFQLTCNFNWNFDEAIGEYLQTDTSLEELTLKYNIIDLKSSLSHLVQGLQVNTCLTKLTISPHIIIERYSYDDPRLLELAQMFQLNTTLQFIELAVDMQLPMLDLLPVLEALRENNTVKHLILHLYVLQFTDHESFPRGTPYTVTTEEAEAVGNVLAKNKTLEVFHFIAKITECSPIVRGLLENKTLKEFGISGWKTKKNIVTCPEYVDVRRRIVFMERVLPYLP from the exons ATGAAGATGACATCTCAGAGACATGCCCGTTATCTGTCAATTGATCTGAAAGATGATGCTACCCTGGTTTTCCGTAAGCCTAGTTGGCAGCTCAGAGCTTGCCTTGCCTCTGTGTTGATCACCCCTATCCTCTACCAACTCTACTTCATTATTGTCACCATCAGATACATACTCTTCTTACAAAATTTTTCCT CTCCCCCACGTCCTGCTTGCCCTGTGGTTGACTTGAGTTGGACCGGAGTGTTTCCTTGTGAGCTGGGATGGAGGGGGAGTGCACTGGCCGTTCTCATTCTGTCAGCTGTGCTTATCACCTGctactcactcatcactgccTGCTTGGTGAGATGGAACCCTCGGAAACAATGGAACTCAACCACATCAA TTTTTGATACTCAAAAAAAGCCGACCAAGTTCCAAGTGAGAGTTCAGAGTACTAATCGACTGATGTTGCCCCCCACTCTCAGTCTGTGTATACTGTTACTGATATTCCGCTTACTGTTACAATCAGGAGATGTTGAAGCAAACCCTGGACCAACGTTTA GCACCATTCTGACTATCAATGATTTGCCATCTGTTTACGAGAAATTGATAAAAGCCGCCAAAAAGTGGTTCAACCTGGGACTTAAGCTGAAAGTGAGCCCCGACACCCTCGATAATATCAGTGATGAACATCGAGATAATGAAACCTGTTTACGGAAAATGCTAGCAGCTCGCTTAAATACTGCCACTCTCACCTATTCTGAAATATGTCAGAGTCTCAGAGCACCAACAGTTAGACGAGATGCCATCGCTAAAGCTATAGAGGAGGAATGTACAG ATGATGGTACTTCACCTGGACCATCTAAGAGGCAGAAATTGTCCACAACGACTCCTGGACCAACCA AATCCAAATCCGATAATCGTTCCACCATCCAACCAGATGAAGCAATAGGAATTTATCGATCATACTTAACTAGTATTTACGATACAAGATTCCTCCCTGCTGATGACAAATATCCTCTCCAGTGTGTTAAGCATTTTGTTAATCTAGAATGTGCAGATGTAAGTAAACATTTATCGAGAAAGAAAATTGAAGAATCTTGGTCAGAAATAGTTAAAGGCAAGCTGAATAGATTTCCTAGGAAGTCAATCACATTGGACCAGATAGCTTCCAAAGTAGAGGGCAAATTCTCTAAACTAGTTGTCATTAAGGGGGCTCCTGGAGGAGGTAAGACGACTTTGTCATGGGAACTGTGCAGACGATGGGCTAATGGTGAAGTTTGGACAGATTACTCCCTCGTTGTGTTGCTCCGACTTCGAGATGAGAATGTTCAGAAAGCTGTAGAATTAGTTGATCTATTTCAATGTGAAGATACTGATTATTCCCAAAATATTTATGCTATTATCCGAAAGAATCATGGGGAGGGCATACTTTTCATTTTGGAAGGCCTGGATGAGTTGACACCATCCCTTAGAGAAAATGACTCCATATTTATGAAGCTAATAACCGGACTTCTTCTGCCAGCTAGTACCGTGCTTGTTACCACTAGGCCCTGGGCTGTATGCGATCTACCTGTTACTTGTAGCTCAAGAGTTGATCAGTTCATTGAAATTTTAGGTTTTTCTTCCGAACAAATTCATGAGTACATTGATCTAATGATCAAAGATGGGGCTCCACCAGGACTACGTCAATACATTGACTCTAATCCACGTATCTCTAGTGCAATGTATAACCCTCTTCATGCCAGAATTGTAGTTGAAGTGTACAGAGAAAACTACGAGAATAGCGATAGCATAATCCCCAACACAACAACTGAACTATACACCGAATACTCTCAAATTTTGATTAAAAGATGTTTAGAGAGTGATTGGAGTGGTGAGCTGAGTGAGTTACCTTCATCACTTCAGGTACATTTTGATAAGCTCTGCCAAATTGCATACAATGGAATAACAAAAGAAAAACAACAATTGGTTTTCTTCAAGGAAGATGTTGTTGATACTAACACACTTGGATTCATGAACAGTGTACATCCTTTATATAATAAACGCAACAGTTCTCCATCTTACAATTTCCTTCATCTAACACTTCAAGAGTTCCTCGCTGCGTTTTACGTCTGGAAAAATAAAACCCCACACGAGCAGTTGATTTTGTTTGAAGATGATAGATCTTACAAGATGATTCTATTGTTTTTAGCTGGATTGACTAAACTGAATGACCCATGGACACAGTGTGTGCTTCCAACTCCTTATGTGTACTATAAGAAAGGATCGTCAAAAGCCGAGAGACTGTGTAGATTCTCAAGTGATCAAATTCTGTGGATCTATGAAAGCCAAAATGTGCAAGCCATGAAGGACTTGTATTGTAATGTGCTGTATGAACAACCGCTATATGATCCGAGAATTGATCAGTTTGCACTTGGTTATGTTGTAGCTTCTGCTCATTTCAAAGTAACTGAAATGAACATGTTCAAGTTTAATGAAAATAAAACAATTGGACCATTCAATTATGGTGTTTTGGATAGATCAATGATATTAGCAGGAATCAACAAAGTGTTGCCTTCTTTTACTCTAAGTGTAAAGCGTCTGAAAATGTCTACCACATTCAAGATTCCATCTGCTTGGCATACACTCATTGATAGGATACTACCAGAATTAGAAAGCGTCAGTATCAGTAATCTAAGATCAAGAGATATTGGGGTTGATTGGCCTGATGTTCCTTGTGCATTAAAAATATTTGACACTATACAGCTATCTCCAAACTTAAGTGTTGTAGAGCTAGATTTTGGCATCTCAAGAGACACTGTGATACGAATACTTGAtattttgaagccaaaacactACTTGAAAGTTTTGAAATGTGCTCAAGTATCGCCAGCTGATGAAGAGTTGTTGTCTGACTTCATTGCACATTCTAGTATTGAAATGTTGGTGATACATTTGGCACAAGCGCCTTATGTTATTGAGTCACCCATCACAGATACTAATAATTGGTGTATTTCAATTGGATTGAACGTGACTGAGTTAAAAAGGAATAGCACGAAAATTTTGCCACATTTACTGTCTGAATATTCAATTACCAATAACAAGGCAAAAAAAACGTTTCTAACAGACAATGTGGTTTTTTCAGAGTCTACTATCAGAAACTTAATTTCGATATTAAGCCACTGGAAACTAAGCTTACAATATCTGCGATGCTCTTCCAATGTTAAGTTGACTCCCGGACAATCTCAGCAGCTTTTTAGTACTCTACTCAATTGTCAGATACTTAAAGAACTCGATATCGAAAGTGAAATAAAGGGCAAATTTGAATATTTCTGTATCCCCCAGCACTTACAATCACTGACTTTGTTTTGTCCTGATAATGCCTGTGATGTTTTACGTTCTCTCAAAGACAATCGAATACATtctattaaaagctttcaacTTACATGTAACTTTAATTGGAATTTTGATGAAGCTATTGGTGAGTATCTACAGACTGACACGTCTTTAGAGGAATTGACATtgaagtataatattattgatttaAAAAGTAGCCTGAGTCATTTAGTGCAGGGACTGCAAGTTAACACATGTCTAACTAAGCTAACTATTTCACCTCATATTATTATTGAAAGGTACTCATATGATGATCCCAGATTGCTTGAGCTGGCCCAAATGTTTCAGCTTAATACAACTCTACAATTTATTGAACTTGCGGTTGATATGCAGTTGCCAATGCTGGATCTACTACCTGTTTTGGAAGCATTGAGAGAAAACAATACAGTTAAACACCTGATACTCCATCTGTATGTGCTACAATTCACTGATCATGAGTCCTTCCCTAGAGGAACACCGTACACTGTTACCACTGAAGAGGCTGAAGCTGTGGGTAATGTGTTAGCCAAGAACAAGACTCTAGAGGTGTTTCACTTCATTGCCAAGATCACTGAGTGCTCCCCAATTGTCAGGGGGCTGTTGGAAAACAAAACACTGAAAGAATTCGGCATTTCTGGCTGGAAGACAAAAAAGAACATTGTCACATGTCCCGAGTACGTTGATGTCAGACGAAGAATTGTGTTTATGGAGAGAGTATTGCCTTATTTGCCTTGA
- the LOC135347244 gene encoding uncharacterized protein LOC135347244 isoform X1 — MKMTSQRHARYLSIDLKDDATLVFRKPSWQLRACLASVLITPILYQLYFIIVTIRYILFLQNFSSPPRPACPVVDLSWTGVFPCELGWRGSALAVLILSAVLITCYSLITACLVRWNPRKQWNSTTSIFDTQKKPTKFQVRVQSTNRLMLPPTLSLCILLLIFRLLLQSGDVEANPGPTFSTILTINDLPSVYEKLIKAAKKWFNLGLKLKVSPDTLDNISDEHRDNETCLRKMLAARLNTATLTYSEICQSLRAPTVRRDAIAKAIEEECTDLFSDDGTSPGPSKRQKLSTTTPGPTKSKSDNRSTIQPDEAIGIYRSYLTSIYDTRFLPADDKYPLQCVKHFVNLECADVSKHLSRKKIEESWSEIVKGKLNRFPRKSITLDQIASKVEGKFSKLVVIKGAPGGGKTTLSWELCRRWANGEVWTDYSLVVLLRLRDENVQKAVELVDLFQCEDTDYSQNIYAIIRKNHGEGILFILEGLDELTPSLRENDSIFMKLITGLLLPASTVLVTTRPWAVCDLPVTCSSRVDQFIEILGFSSEQIHEYIDLMIKDGAPPGLRQYIDSNPRISSAMYNPLHARIVVEVYRENYENSDSIIPNTTTELYTEYSQILIKRCLESDWSGELSELPSSLQVHFDKLCQIAYNGITKEKQQLVFFKEDVVDTNTLGFMNSVHPLYNKRNSSPSYNFLHLTLQEFLAAFYVWKNKTPHEQLILFEDDRSYKMILLFLAGLTKLNDPWTQCVLPTPYVYYKKGSSKAERLCRFSSDQILWIYESQNVQAMKDLYCNVLYEQPLYDPRIDQFALGYVVASAHFKVTEMNMFKFNENKTIGPFNYGVLDRSMILAGINKVLPSFTLSVKRLKMSTTFKIPSAWHTLIDRILPELESVSISNLRSRDIGVDWPDVPCALKIFDTIQLSPNLSVVELDFGISRDTVIRILDILKPKHYLKVLKCAQVSPADEELLSDFIAHSSIEMLVIHLAQAPYVIESPITDTNNWCISIGLNVTELKRNSTKILPHLLSEYSITNNKAKKTFLTDNVVFSESTIRNLISILSHWKLSLQYLRCSSNVKLTPGQSQQLFSTLLNCQILKELDIESEIKGKFEYFCIPQHLQSLTLFCPDNACDVLRSLKDNRIHSIKSFQLTCNFNWNFDEAIGEYLQTDTSLEELTLKYNIIDLKSSLSHLVQGLQVNTCLTKLTISPHIIIERYSYDDPRLLELAQMFQLNTTLQFIELAVDMQLPMLDLLPVLEALRENNTVKHLILHLYVLQFTDHESFPRGTPYTVTTEEAEAVGNVLAKNKTLEVFHFIAKITECSPIVRGLLENKTLKEFGISGWKTKKNIVTCPEYVDVRRRIVFMERVLPYLP, encoded by the exons ATGAAGATGACATCTCAGAGACATGCCCGTTATCTGTCAATTGATCTGAAAGATGATGCTACCCTGGTTTTCCGTAAGCCTAGTTGGCAGCTCAGAGCTTGCCTTGCCTCTGTGTTGATCACCCCTATCCTCTACCAACTCTACTTCATTATTGTCACCATCAGATACATACTCTTCTTACAAAATTTTTCCT CTCCCCCACGTCCTGCTTGCCCTGTGGTTGACTTGAGTTGGACCGGAGTGTTTCCTTGTGAGCTGGGATGGAGGGGGAGTGCACTGGCCGTTCTCATTCTGTCAGCTGTGCTTATCACCTGctactcactcatcactgccTGCTTGGTGAGATGGAACCCTCGGAAACAATGGAACTCAACCACATCAA TTTTTGATACTCAAAAAAAGCCGACCAAGTTCCAAGTGAGAGTTCAGAGTACTAATCGACTGATGTTGCCCCCCACTCTCAGTCTGTGTATACTGTTACTGATATTCCGCTTACTGTTACAATCAGGAGATGTTGAAGCAAACCCTGGACCAACGTTTA GCACCATTCTGACTATCAATGATTTGCCATCTGTTTACGAGAAATTGATAAAAGCCGCCAAAAAGTGGTTCAACCTGGGACTTAAGCTGAAAGTGAGCCCCGACACCCTCGATAATATCAGTGATGAACATCGAGATAATGAAACCTGTTTACGGAAAATGCTAGCAGCTCGCTTAAATACTGCCACTCTCACCTATTCTGAAATATGTCAGAGTCTCAGAGCACCAACAGTTAGACGAGATGCCATCGCTAAAGCTATAGAGGAGGAATGTACAG ACTTATTTTCAGATGATGGTACTTCACCTGGACCATCTAAGAGGCAGAAATTGTCCACAACGACTCCTGGACCAACCA AATCCAAATCCGATAATCGTTCCACCATCCAACCAGATGAAGCAATAGGAATTTATCGATCATACTTAACTAGTATTTACGATACAAGATTCCTCCCTGCTGATGACAAATATCCTCTCCAGTGTGTTAAGCATTTTGTTAATCTAGAATGTGCAGATGTAAGTAAACATTTATCGAGAAAGAAAATTGAAGAATCTTGGTCAGAAATAGTTAAAGGCAAGCTGAATAGATTTCCTAGGAAGTCAATCACATTGGACCAGATAGCTTCCAAAGTAGAGGGCAAATTCTCTAAACTAGTTGTCATTAAGGGGGCTCCTGGAGGAGGTAAGACGACTTTGTCATGGGAACTGTGCAGACGATGGGCTAATGGTGAAGTTTGGACAGATTACTCCCTCGTTGTGTTGCTCCGACTTCGAGATGAGAATGTTCAGAAAGCTGTAGAATTAGTTGATCTATTTCAATGTGAAGATACTGATTATTCCCAAAATATTTATGCTATTATCCGAAAGAATCATGGGGAGGGCATACTTTTCATTTTGGAAGGCCTGGATGAGTTGACACCATCCCTTAGAGAAAATGACTCCATATTTATGAAGCTAATAACCGGACTTCTTCTGCCAGCTAGTACCGTGCTTGTTACCACTAGGCCCTGGGCTGTATGCGATCTACCTGTTACTTGTAGCTCAAGAGTTGATCAGTTCATTGAAATTTTAGGTTTTTCTTCCGAACAAATTCATGAGTACATTGATCTAATGATCAAAGATGGGGCTCCACCAGGACTACGTCAATACATTGACTCTAATCCACGTATCTCTAGTGCAATGTATAACCCTCTTCATGCCAGAATTGTAGTTGAAGTGTACAGAGAAAACTACGAGAATAGCGATAGCATAATCCCCAACACAACAACTGAACTATACACCGAATACTCTCAAATTTTGATTAAAAGATGTTTAGAGAGTGATTGGAGTGGTGAGCTGAGTGAGTTACCTTCATCACTTCAGGTACATTTTGATAAGCTCTGCCAAATTGCATACAATGGAATAACAAAAGAAAAACAACAATTGGTTTTCTTCAAGGAAGATGTTGTTGATACTAACACACTTGGATTCATGAACAGTGTACATCCTTTATATAATAAACGCAACAGTTCTCCATCTTACAATTTCCTTCATCTAACACTTCAAGAGTTCCTCGCTGCGTTTTACGTCTGGAAAAATAAAACCCCACACGAGCAGTTGATTTTGTTTGAAGATGATAGATCTTACAAGATGATTCTATTGTTTTTAGCTGGATTGACTAAACTGAATGACCCATGGACACAGTGTGTGCTTCCAACTCCTTATGTGTACTATAAGAAAGGATCGTCAAAAGCCGAGAGACTGTGTAGATTCTCAAGTGATCAAATTCTGTGGATCTATGAAAGCCAAAATGTGCAAGCCATGAAGGACTTGTATTGTAATGTGCTGTATGAACAACCGCTATATGATCCGAGAATTGATCAGTTTGCACTTGGTTATGTTGTAGCTTCTGCTCATTTCAAAGTAACTGAAATGAACATGTTCAAGTTTAATGAAAATAAAACAATTGGACCATTCAATTATGGTGTTTTGGATAGATCAATGATATTAGCAGGAATCAACAAAGTGTTGCCTTCTTTTACTCTAAGTGTAAAGCGTCTGAAAATGTCTACCACATTCAAGATTCCATCTGCTTGGCATACACTCATTGATAGGATACTACCAGAATTAGAAAGCGTCAGTATCAGTAATCTAAGATCAAGAGATATTGGGGTTGATTGGCCTGATGTTCCTTGTGCATTAAAAATATTTGACACTATACAGCTATCTCCAAACTTAAGTGTTGTAGAGCTAGATTTTGGCATCTCAAGAGACACTGTGATACGAATACTTGAtattttgaagccaaaacactACTTGAAAGTTTTGAAATGTGCTCAAGTATCGCCAGCTGATGAAGAGTTGTTGTCTGACTTCATTGCACATTCTAGTATTGAAATGTTGGTGATACATTTGGCACAAGCGCCTTATGTTATTGAGTCACCCATCACAGATACTAATAATTGGTGTATTTCAATTGGATTGAACGTGACTGAGTTAAAAAGGAATAGCACGAAAATTTTGCCACATTTACTGTCTGAATATTCAATTACCAATAACAAGGCAAAAAAAACGTTTCTAACAGACAATGTGGTTTTTTCAGAGTCTACTATCAGAAACTTAATTTCGATATTAAGCCACTGGAAACTAAGCTTACAATATCTGCGATGCTCTTCCAATGTTAAGTTGACTCCCGGACAATCTCAGCAGCTTTTTAGTACTCTACTCAATTGTCAGATACTTAAAGAACTCGATATCGAAAGTGAAATAAAGGGCAAATTTGAATATTTCTGTATCCCCCAGCACTTACAATCACTGACTTTGTTTTGTCCTGATAATGCCTGTGATGTTTTACGTTCTCTCAAAGACAATCGAATACATtctattaaaagctttcaacTTACATGTAACTTTAATTGGAATTTTGATGAAGCTATTGGTGAGTATCTACAGACTGACACGTCTTTAGAGGAATTGACATtgaagtataatattattgatttaAAAAGTAGCCTGAGTCATTTAGTGCAGGGACTGCAAGTTAACACATGTCTAACTAAGCTAACTATTTCACCTCATATTATTATTGAAAGGTACTCATATGATGATCCCAGATTGCTTGAGCTGGCCCAAATGTTTCAGCTTAATACAACTCTACAATTTATTGAACTTGCGGTTGATATGCAGTTGCCAATGCTGGATCTACTACCTGTTTTGGAAGCATTGAGAGAAAACAATACAGTTAAACACCTGATACTCCATCTGTATGTGCTACAATTCACTGATCATGAGTCCTTCCCTAGAGGAACACCGTACACTGTTACCACTGAAGAGGCTGAAGCTGTGGGTAATGTGTTAGCCAAGAACAAGACTCTAGAGGTGTTTCACTTCATTGCCAAGATCACTGAGTGCTCCCCAATTGTCAGGGGGCTGTTGGAAAACAAAACACTGAAAGAATTCGGCATTTCTGGCTGGAAGACAAAAAAGAACATTGTCACATGTCCCGAGTACGTTGATGTCAGACGAAGAATTGTGTTTATGGAGAGAGTATTGCCTTATTTGCCTTGA